GATTATTAATTTTAAGAGTATGTTGATTAATATTAGAGCAATAATTTATATTTAATCAAAATTATAAAAGTGCCTACGGAAAACAGTCACTCTTTTTAGcttgtaaaaaataatttcaaCTATTACTCAAGCACTAattctatttttaaaagcttgaccaatAACATAAATCTCTAAAATAAGCCCAGCTACTTGTCCAACCATGTTATAAAACGACAAACACAATCCTATTAAACAATGCTCGACCTCAAATGATAAAGACAACCGCAGTACAAAATATCGCCAGATCTACCTGGTGGCAACTGGCAAGTCTGACTTAGCACTAATAATTCATACTCCCTCCGTCAATTtagagtttaaaaaataaagagatttttaaattttatagtcctaaattaaaaatatgtataatatactAATATATCGATTTAATTTTGTATTATAAATTTGACATGTAGGATGTTTGaatactaaatatagaaagagtcaccttttttttttgaaatatatcAAAAAGgtaaataaaacacttaaattggaaTAGAGAAAGTACTATATAACTGCACATGCAAGAAACACCCAGATCAATGTTTTtgacggaaaagggtcaaaattacccttAAACTATGTGAAATGAATAAAAATGCTCTTCATTTATAGTTTGGTCCGAAATGTCCTTAAACTATGCGAAATTGAACAAAAATACCTCTATTGTTACTTGATGGGTGAAAAATGCCATTCTTCTAATAAAcatattgtttcttttcttttaaacacattttttttataaaaatattatttttaaagaacCCTTTTCTTGTttcatttcttttaaaaattcCTTTAACTAATAAAAAAGTGCGAagtaatttcttttcttcttaatctcgttttatcaattaaaataaaaGTAGTCCATGTACTTTTGTAACTCATAATATAGGTCATATATATAAGATCATCGTAGCCCATCATTAATTTTCATTTAGATAACGATAAAAGTCTTTTTCCTAATaaaataaaagtatttttattttttaatctttttcGAATTGAAGTAGAATAAGCATTTACTAATGTAATCCTTGATTTTAAAGTTAAAATGAAAAAGGGCCAGGAATAatttcatcgacgatatcttaaAGATATTTTGTGATTTGAAGCAATGTAAtaaattttcttgttttatggcatgtcttaactttAAAACCAAGGATTATATCACCAAATGCTTATCCTACTTCAATTCAGAAAAGATTAAGAAAtacaaatattttctattttataGAAAAAAAGAATTTTATCGTTATCTAAATGAAAATTTATGATGGGTTAATATGATCTTATATATATGACCTATATTATGAGTTAAAAAAGTACATTGAGTAATCTTATTTTAATTGATAAAACGAGATTAAGAAAAAGAAATTACTTCCCACTTTTTTATTAGTGAAAGGGATTTTCAAAAGAAATGAAACCAGAAAAGGgttctttaaaaataatatttttattaaaaaaaatgtgtttaAAGAAAAGTAACAATATGTTTATTAGGAAAAGGGCATTTTTGACCCAATAAAGTAAAAATAGAGatatttttgttcaattttgcATAGTTTAAAGGCATTTTTTTGACTAAACTACGAATAAAAGATATTTTTTGTTCATTTCACATAGTTTAAGggtattttttctttttaacgTTTCTTCTACAATTAATAAAAGATTAAAAAATGAAAACGTGCCCACCCATTTCACAGACTCCTTTGCCTACAGTACCTCACTGATGACTCTATTATAAACCAAGATTGATCAGTAGAATAAGCCAAGAACTTACAGGAAGAGAAGAAAAATGGATTACATGACCATTTTACTGGGTCTATTCTTCATCTGGTTTTTGGTTTCGCTTAGAAGAACCAAAAGCTCAAAAAGACTAGCACCAGGTCCATTCCCTTTGCCTGTAATAGGAAATCTTCACTTGCTTGGTGACAAACCCCACATATCACTTACCCAACTAGCAAAAAATCATGGTCCAATTATGAACCTCAAATTAGGCCAAATAAACACAGTGGTCATTTCCTCATCAGTGTTGGCAAAAGAAGTGATGCAAAAGCAAGATTTAGCCTTTTCAAATAGGTGTGTTCCGGACTCACTACATGCCTGTAATCACTCTGATTTCTCTGTTATTTTTCAACCTGCCAATTCTCGTTGGAGAACACTTCGTAAGATTATGAACTCTCACATCTTTTCTATCAACAAGCTTGATGCTAGTAAGCATCTCAGGACAAAAAAAATTCAGGAGCTGATTGATTATTGTTACAAGAGTGGAGAAAATGGTGAAGCAGTGGATATTGGAAGGGCAGCTTTTAGGACTTCCTTGAATTTGTTGTCCAACACCATTTTCTCTAAAGATTTGAGTGATCCATTTGCTGATTCTGCTAAGGAATTTAAGGAATTGGTGTGGAATATCATGGTCGAGGCTGGTAAACCCAATTTGGTGGACtatttcccttttcttaaaatgatTGATCCACAAGGTATAAGGCGGCGCATGACGGTTCATTTTACTAAGGTTCTTGATCTTATGAGTGGTTTAATTGATGAGCGGCTAAAGGAAAGGGAACTGGAAAACCATGCAAATGTTGATGTGTTAGATGCCCTTCTCAACATTAGCCAAGATAGCCCTGAAGAGATTGATAGGAACCACATCGAGCAAATGTTTCTGGTTAATTTACTTCCTACTCCTTTTCCTCCAATTCATAATTATCtgttccttttcttttatttatttgctTTTTTACGTGCAAAGTATAGTCCGGTTGCAACTATGT
Above is a genomic segment from Lycium barbarum isolate Lr01 chromosome 12, ASM1917538v2, whole genome shotgun sequence containing:
- the LOC132622987 gene encoding geraniol 8-hydroxylase-like; translated protein: MDYMTILLGLFFIWFLVSLRRTKSSKRLAPGPFPLPVIGNLHLLGDKPHISLTQLAKNHGPIMNLKLGQINTVVISSSVLAKEVMQKQDLAFSNRCVPDSLHACNHSDFSVIFQPANSRWRTLRKIMNSHIFSINKLDASKHLRTKKIQELIDYCYKSGENGEAVDIGRAAFRTSLNLLSNTIFSKDLSDPFADSAKEFKELVWNIMVEAGKPNLVDYFPFLKMIDPQGIRRRMTVHFTKVLDLMSGLIDERLKERELENHANVDVLDALLNISQDSPEEIDRNHIEQMFLDLFAAGTDTTSNTLEWAMTELLKNPHTLEKAQEELAQVIGRGKLVDEADAAQLPYLRCVVKETLRIHPPVPFLIPRKVDEDVEICGYTVPKDSQVLVNVWAIGRDSGLWENPLDFKPERFWELEIDVRGRDFELIPFGAGRRICPGLALAIRMIPVALGSMLNTFSWKLHGEIASKDLDMEENFGITLAKVQPLLVIPIPL